The Miscanthus floridulus cultivar M001 chromosome 7, ASM1932011v1, whole genome shotgun sequence genome includes a region encoding these proteins:
- the LOC136465273 gene encoding uncharacterized protein: protein MADNRNGTRQGLGSTRTDGRIGARRLASGLGRGRAGRTGPDAQGQGHAGGAAPSSRATGARRRGLRGRAARGLWGRDAVLGCGSAPAGPTGARGAGAAAARGAAGAAGGAWGCGGRDAVSGCGSAPAGPAGAYGAGAAAARGAAGVAGGRAGLRGARGERQRRAEGAGGGGVAHGRGGLAGVGWGGVAG from the exons atggccgacaaccgGAACGGGACG CGCCAGGGGTTGGGCTCCACACGGACAGACGGACGGATAGGGGCCAGGCGGCTTGCCTCGGGGCTGGGGAGGGGGCGCGCCGGCCGGACGGGCCCCGACGCGCAGGGACAGGGGCACGCCGGCGGGGCCGCGCCGTCGTCTCGGGCTACGGGGGCGCGCCGGCGGGGCCTGAGGGGTCGCGCGGCGCGGGGGCTGTGGGGGCGCGACGCCGTCTTGGGCTGCGGGAGCGCGCCGGCGGGGCCTActggggcgcgcggcgcgggggctgcggcggcgcgcggcgcTGCGGGGGCTGCGGGGGGCGCGTGGGGCTGCGGGGGGCGCGACGCTGTCTCGGGTTGCGGGAGCGCGCCGGCGGGGCCTGCTGGGGCGTACGGCGCgggggctgcggcggcgcgcggcgcTGCGGGGGTTGCGGGGGGGCGCGCGGGGTTGCGGGGGGCGCGCGGCGAGCGGCAGCGGCGCGCGGAGGGAGCTGGCGGCGGCGGGGTAGCGCACGGACGGGGCGGGCTGGCGggtgtggggtggggtggggtggccgGTTAG